One Dokdonia sp. Dokd-P16 genomic window carries:
- a CDS encoding gliding motility protein RemB, translated as MHKYVFLLFVFATCSLTAQVTTSDYEKYPVFPECADLPVSEVAACFNETFISFIIDNLEVPAEVNEENYDGKMVILFEVTREGAFKLLYTDAVFASLKTSAKDVFDKLPVIDPATYNGEPTYMQFTMPVLLPLSRNKIGEMNSGDIKGDAFAKAKKETPLKNPMQDEYDRIQNQKFNPANEYTSQLNIPFSHQVYSRFDQELNLVGTNAHTASKPYLYQTVNPYYNFQEKTDALKKEKKTWFGRKWSNEHMVQIQGEDYWITLDPAADLQLGYETDELKSDSFTYNNTRAVYIQGGLGKKLNFFAAVYESQGRFPRYFDAFARSLRPDGGNPAVVPGRGIAKEGTNGDLDYPVAEGYISYTPSKYFNIQLGHGKQFIGDGYRSLLLSDNTSYFPYLKLNTTFWKFKYTNTWTSLRDIRPETTADGAFRTKFMSNHYLSWNLSKKLNVGLFESVIWEDENGRGFDFNFLNPVIFYRAIEFSTGSRGGNALIGLTGKYKVNDRVNVYGQVVIDEFSASDVIGGNQSYKNKQSFQIGAKYYDAFGVKNLILQGEYNQVRPYVYSNNEIQLNYGHANQSLAHQWGANFKELIGIARYERERWYGTAKLIVGARGVEIGDINEVYYGGSIYGNDENRPSDDGIAFFQGNKVNSLYADLELGYLINPATNLKVYANPIYRNVTADIQDAPNTFDTSTLWLNIGFRTDLFNWYYDY; from the coding sequence ATGCATAAATATGTATTTCTTTTGTTCGTTTTCGCTACTTGTAGTCTTACCGCTCAGGTAACCACTAGTGATTATGAAAAGTATCCCGTTTTTCCAGAATGTGCCGACTTGCCAGTGAGCGAAGTTGCGGCTTGTTTTAATGAAACTTTTATTTCTTTTATAATCGATAATCTTGAAGTCCCGGCAGAGGTTAATGAAGAGAATTACGATGGAAAGATGGTCATTTTATTTGAAGTTACTCGTGAGGGTGCTTTTAAGCTACTGTACACAGATGCCGTCTTTGCATCGCTTAAGACTTCGGCGAAAGATGTTTTTGATAAACTACCTGTAATTGATCCGGCTACATATAACGGTGAGCCTACCTATATGCAATTTACAATGCCTGTGCTATTGCCACTGTCACGTAATAAAATAGGTGAGATGAATAGTGGTGATATTAAAGGTGACGCTTTCGCGAAAGCAAAAAAAGAAACACCGCTTAAAAACCCAATGCAGGATGAATATGACCGTATTCAAAATCAAAAATTCAATCCAGCAAATGAGTATACCAGTCAGCTTAATATTCCTTTCTCGCATCAAGTTTATAGTAGGTTTGATCAAGAGTTAAACCTTGTGGGGACAAATGCGCATACGGCAAGTAAGCCTTACCTGTATCAAACTGTAAATCCATATTATAATTTTCAAGAAAAGACAGACGCACTCAAGAAAGAGAAGAAAACGTGGTTTGGGAGAAAATGGTCTAACGAGCACATGGTGCAAATACAAGGAGAGGATTACTGGATCACCCTAGACCCAGCAGCCGATTTGCAACTGGGATATGAAACTGATGAGTTGAAATCTGATAGTTTCACTTACAATAATACACGGGCGGTTTATATCCAAGGTGGATTAGGAAAGAAGCTCAACTTTTTTGCTGCTGTATATGAGAGTCAAGGACGCTTTCCTAGATACTTTGATGCTTTTGCTAGATCATTAAGACCAGATGGTGGTAACCCTGCAGTGGTGCCTGGCCGTGGGATTGCAAAAGAAGGAACAAATGGAGACTTAGATTATCCAGTAGCCGAAGGTTATATTTCATACACCCCTAGTAAGTATTTTAATATCCAGCTAGGTCACGGTAAGCAGTTTATAGGAGATGGTTATAGATCGTTATTGCTTAGTGATAATACGAGTTACTTTCCGTATTTAAAACTCAATACTACCTTTTGGAAATTTAAGTATACTAATACTTGGACATCATTGCGAGATATAAGACCAGAAACCACAGCAGATGGTGCTTTTAGAACAAAGTTCATGAGTAACCATTATCTAAGTTGGAACTTAAGTAAGAAACTTAACGTGGGTCTTTTTGAATCTGTAATATGGGAAGATGAAAATGGAAGAGGATTTGATTTTAACTTCTTAAATCCTGTGATTTTTTATCGTGCTATTGAGTTTTCTACAGGTTCTCGCGGTGGTAATGCGCTTATAGGACTAACCGGAAAGTATAAAGTGAATGATCGAGTAAATGTTTATGGTCAAGTCGTTATAGATGAGTTTTCGGCTAGTGATGTGATAGGCGGAAATCAAAGCTATAAAAACAAACAGAGCTTCCAGATAGGAGCAAAGTATTATGATGCCTTTGGGGTTAAGAATTTAATATTGCAAGGTGAGTACAACCAAGTGCGTCCATATGTGTATTCTAATAATGAGATCCAACTTAATTATGGACACGCAAACCAGTCGCTAGCACACCAATGGGGTGCAAACTTTAAAGAGTTAATAGGGATTGCTCGTTACGAAAGAGAGCGATGGTATGGAACTGCAAAACTTATTGTGGGAGCTCGTGGTGTTGAGATAGGAGATATCAATGAAGTGTACTATGGAGGAAGTATTTATGGCAATGATGAAAATAGACCTTCAGATGATGGGATTGCATTCTTTCAAGGGAATAAGGTTAATAGCCTCTATGCAGATCTCGAGCTAGGATATTTGATAAATCCTGCGACCAACTTAAAAGTATATGCAAACCCTATCTATCGCAATGTAACGGCAGATATCCAAGATGCTCCAAATACATTTGATACCAGCACGCTATGGCTCAATATAGGTTTTAGAACAGATTTGTTTAATTGGTATTATGATTATTAA
- a CDS encoding energy transducer TonB — MENSKESTAVRQNSVYKSSRKHEANLRRNPTLHFQIGLILALLASIFFIEMRTPEKKLAIAVERENVDQIFTLDQVKVEQPKKEVVKKVQLPKVEEPKILENVQTKEDDSKFLEDDLKPTGATDDPIVDPRTPIYDDTVDDEPIAKIFSLVETAPLYPGCEGLSSNDERKDCMSAKISKFVSKKFRAERGEGLGLSGVNRIFVTFKIDASGKVVDVNAKAPHPKLEEEALRVTKLLPDMTAGKQAGENVAVLFSLPISFQIED, encoded by the coding sequence ATGGAAAATTCCAAAGAAAGCACTGCTGTTCGCCAAAACAGCGTGTACAAATCAAGCCGCAAGCACGAGGCAAATTTACGAAGAAATCCCACGCTTCATTTTCAAATTGGGTTAATCTTAGCACTTCTAGCGTCCATCTTTTTTATCGAAATGCGTACTCCAGAAAAGAAACTTGCGATAGCAGTAGAGCGGGAAAACGTAGATCAAATCTTTACTCTTGACCAAGTGAAGGTAGAGCAACCTAAAAAGGAAGTTGTAAAAAAAGTGCAACTCCCAAAAGTAGAGGAGCCTAAGATTCTTGAGAACGTCCAGACAAAGGAAGATGATTCCAAATTCCTTGAAGATGATCTCAAGCCAACAGGTGCCACAGATGATCCTATAGTAGATCCACGTACTCCTATTTATGATGATACTGTAGACGATGAGCCAATTGCCAAAATCTTCTCTCTAGTGGAGACAGCTCCTCTGTATCCGGGTTGTGAAGGTTTAAGCTCAAATGATGAACGCAAGGATTGCATGAGTGCCAAGATTTCTAAGTTTGTATCTAAGAAGTTTAGAGCAGAAAGAGGTGAAGGTTTAGGGCTCTCTGGAGTAAATAGAATCTTTGTAACATTTAAAATTGATGCTTCTGGAAAAGTAGTGGATGTAAATGCCAAAGCTCCTCATCCAAAACTAGAAGAAGAGGCTTTGCGAGTTACAAAGTTGCTACCGGACATGACTGCTGGAAAACAAGCAGGTGAGAATGTTGCGGTTCTTTTTTCATTACCAATCTCATTTCAAATAGAAGATTAA
- a CDS encoding energy transducer TonB, whose protein sequence is MEPKKNPKADLRKRSMLFFQLGLIAVLALTYITIEWKTYDDVAIDIGQLDLDDLDDEEIPITELNTPPPPPPPPPPPAPEIIEVVEDEEEIEETIIESTETDAEEEIVEVEEVEVVEEEEEIADVPFAVIENAPIFPGCESMTNNNDRKNCMSEKVSKLVNKKFNTELGSDLGLSGVNRIFVSFKIDKTGRIVNIRSRAPHPRLASEAERVIKLLPKMTPGKQRGKPVGVLYSLPITFKVED, encoded by the coding sequence ATGGAACCCAAGAAAAATCCCAAAGCAGACCTTCGCAAGAGAAGCATGCTGTTTTTTCAGCTAGGACTCATTGCAGTGCTTGCATTAACGTACATCACCATCGAGTGGAAGACTTATGATGATGTGGCTATTGATATTGGTCAGCTTGATCTTGATGATCTAGACGACGAAGAAATTCCAATCACGGAGTTGAATACTCCACCACCACCACCACCGCCACCACCGCCACCAGCGCCGGAAATCATTGAGGTAGTAGAGGATGAAGAAGAAATAGAAGAAACAATTATAGAATCTACAGAAACAGATGCCGAAGAGGAAATCGTAGAGGTAGAGGAAGTAGAGGTTGTAGAAGAAGAAGAGGAGATTGCAGATGTACCGTTTGCAGTTATTGAAAATGCGCCTATTTTTCCTGGTTGTGAGTCTATGACTAACAATAACGATCGTAAGAACTGTATGTCTGAAAAGGTGAGCAAGCTTGTAAACAAGAAGTTCAACACAGAGTTAGGTTCAGATCTAGGTCTTTCTGGAGTAAACAGAATCTTTGTTAGTTTTAAAATTGATAAAACTGGAAGAATTGTAAACATTAGATCTCGTGCACCACACCCACGTCTTGCATCAGAAGCAGAGCGTGTAATCAAGTTATTGCCTAAAATGACACCAGGTAAGCAACGTGGTAAGCCAGTAGGGGTTCTATACTCACTACCTATTACATTTAAAGTAGAAGACTAA
- a CDS encoding VanZ family protein: MDKLIGFTAIAYTCALSIGSLVKPVKLDTNISNIDKLLHLGAYFGLAILWLSYFHIVKTSASQKWAKPIFYIAIALALVVYGIVIELLQGSATTYRTPDVWDVLANSIGVILGSFTFLLFFKKFKGLKS, from the coding sequence GTGGATAAGCTTATTGGTTTTACAGCAATAGCATATACCTGCGCATTAAGCATAGGATCGCTTGTTAAGCCTGTAAAACTAGATACTAATATTTCAAATATAGATAAGCTCCTACATTTAGGAGCTTATTTTGGTTTAGCTATACTGTGGCTGAGTTATTTTCATATCGTGAAAACCTCGGCAAGTCAGAAATGGGCAAAGCCAATTTTTTATATAGCAATTGCTTTAGCATTAGTGGTATATGGCATAGTGATTGAGTTATTACAAGGCAGTGCAACTACATACAGAACGCCTGATGTGTGGGATGTACTTGCAAATAGTATAGGTGTAATACTCGGAAGTTTCACATTTCTACTATTTTTTAAGAAATTTAAAGGGTTAAAATCGTAA
- the gcvH gene encoding glycine cleavage system protein GcvH: MNIPAELKYTKDHEWVRIEGDVAVVGITDFAQGELGDIVYVEVETLDETLDRDEVFGTVEAVKTVSDLFLPLSGEIVAFNEGLEDEPEIVNSDAYGAGWMIKIKFSDASQVEELLSADAYKELIGG, translated from the coding sequence ATGAATATACCAGCAGAGTTAAAATACACAAAAGATCACGAGTGGGTACGCATAGAAGGTGACGTAGCCGTAGTGGGAATTACAGATTTTGCACAAGGAGAACTAGGAGATATCGTTTACGTAGAAGTAGAGACTCTTGATGAAACACTTGATAGAGATGAGGTTTTTGGTACTGTAGAGGCCGTAAAGACCGTTTCTGATCTTTTCTTACCACTTTCTGGTGAGATTGTAGCTTTTAATGAAGGTCTAGAAGATGAGCCAGAAATCGTAAACAGCGATGCTTATGGAGCAGGATGGATGATTAAAATCAAATTTTCTGATGCTTCACAAGTTGAAGAGCTTTTAAGTGCAGATGCTTACAAAGAACTTATAGGTGGATAA